The DNA sequence CCTTTCGGCATGGGCCTCGGCCTGACAGTACACAGTACTGTCAGACTGGTGAGGATTTGCCCGGTCGGCTGCACGTTACCCACAGATTTGTCGCACACCGCTACACGATCTCGTCATAGAGGTCTCGCCAGTCCGGGTTCTGAGCTTCGATCAGCTCGATCCCTGCCTCGGCCTGCCCTTTTGCTTGACATTGACGGTACGGGCACGCACACGTAGTTCCTATGCGGCGTCCGCGTGTATCGCCTGCTGCCGCCGGCCTCAGCTTTCCGGCAACAACGCTGAGTACTGACGTTAGCGAGACTCTCGATGCGCTGGCGGAGCTGAGCACGACGCTGTTCGGCTGCGAGGCCGCCTGCTTCTTGGTCTGGGATCACGCCGGCGACGTGCTGCGCCCTGGATTGCAGCGCGGTTTGTCAGCTCGCGCGGCGGCCCGTTTTGCCAAGGCGCTGGTGCACCGGGGGACGTCGCCGGTTTGGGATCGGGTACTCGGCCGCGGCCAGCCGCTGGTAACACTGTCTGACATTGCAGCGCCAGCGCAGGCATGCTGGTGGCACGGCTGGCGGGCATACGCCAGCCCGTTGCGGCTTCATCAATCGCACCGCCTGCACGGCGTGTTGTGCCTGTTATACCGTGCGCCCATCACGGCTGGGCGCATTCCCAACCAAGCGATGTTGTCTCCCTGGTGTGCCACTGCGGCACTAGCCATCAACTACGCCCAGCTCGCCGAGCACGAGCGAGCAGTGGCCCAGGGGGCCATGGCGGTGAGCGCAAGCCTGGCGGAACTGGCGGCGCCGACGGAGTTGCGCACCGTGCTCGATCGCCTGTGCCAGCGGGCTCTGCCCACAATCGGCGCACGCGCCTGCGCGGTACTGCTGCGCGACAGCGCCAGCGGCTCACTGCGGCTGAGCGCGCTCGCCGGCGCCTCGGCGGACTTCATCGGCCTGGCTGCAACCAAGCAGTGGCCGGACACCTTAGGGGCGCGCCCCACGGCCCGCGGCTACTGGACCGTCGGTGCCGAACTTCTCGCCCGCCTGCTGCCCGTCGACCCCGTCACCGACGACCTCGGACCCGCGCTCTTCGTGCCGATCCTGCACGACAAGCTGCCCGTCGGCGTCATCGCCGTCGTCGCCCGGCGGGTCGCCCGTGGCTTCACCAAGGCGCAGGTTCAGCTGGTGCGTAATCTGGCCGAGCGGGCCGCGGTCGCAGTCGAGACCGCGCGGCTCTACCAGCGCGCCACCCTGCTCAGCGAACTGGCCACGGCGCCGCCGTATCCGTTCGACCGCCACCGTTATCTCACGGAGTTGGCGGACAGAACCCGCCGGGTACTGGGCGCCTGCCGTTGCAGCGTCTGGCTGTGGCACGCGCACGAGGATCGCCTGGCGTTGGCGGGGTGCGCCGCGCCGCCGCCGGTCCCTCGCAGGCAGCAGCGCCTGCACCCGCGCGACTTCGCCCCTTGGAGCCCAACGCTGGAGCCGGCGGCGGCCGGGGTGACGCATCTGGCGCTGGCTGCCAACTCGCCGCTGGCCAAGTGGGCCGGCGAGGGTTCGGCCTTGCTCGCACCAGTCCGTAGCGGCACCCGGTTACTCGGGGCCGTACTCGCCGGCGCTCCGCCCGGTGACGGCGCTTACAACGACAGCCACGCCCGCATTCTGGCGGGCATTGCCGACACCGCCGCCGTGCGCCTCGAACAGCAAGAGCTACTGCGGCAGGCCGCCCGCCAAGAGCGCGAGCTGGCCCGCCACCGCGAGCGCGAGCGCATCGCCCGCGACCTGCACGACACCGTGCTGCAAACACTGGCCGGTATCAACTTGCAGCTGACCGCCTTACAACAACTGGGCCGGCCGCCGGCGGAAGCCGAGCTGGCCGGCTTGCAGCAAGCGGTCCGCGAGCAGTTCGAGATGATTCAGGAGTTCCTCAAGCGGCTGCGCGCCGCCGAGCCGCTGCCGATCGACCTGCGGGGCGAGATCCAACGCCTGATCGCCGAGTACACCACCCAGGGCGGCCAGCCGCAGGCTCACGTGCTCTTCAGCGGCTGCGAGAAGCTGGCGGCGGCGGTGGCGCACGAACTGGTCTTCATCGTGCGCGAGGCCCTGGCCAACGTGCAAAAGCACGCCCATACCTCCCACCTCTGGGTCAGCCTGACGGCCCAAGGCGACTGCATCGACCTGCGCGTGCGCGACATCGGTCGCGGCTTTCCGCGCGCCGCCCTGGCCGGGCGCTTCGTGCGCCAGCAATTTCTGCCGTGGTCCATCCGTGAGCGCGTGGCGGTGCTCGGCGGCCGCTTGCGCCTCGAGTCACGCCCAGGACGGGGCAGCACGTTGTCAGTGCGCATTCCCTATCGCAGCGCGCCGCGAGCCGAGCCTCGCAGCCCTCGGGCACCGCTCATCCGCGCCGCCGGCAGGCCTACTCCGCGCACAGCGTCTGCAGCACGTCGTAAGTGACCTGTATTCCCAGGCGCAAGTTGGCCAACGACAGGCGCTCGTCCGGCCCGTGAATCCGCCGCAACAGCTCGCTGGAACCGACAATCGGGCTGTAGCCGTAACACGGCGTGCCCACCGCCCGAAACGCGGTGCAGTCACTGCTGCCGGTGAGCATGCCCGGCACCGTGATCCCGGCCGGCAGGCGCGCCCCGAGCGCGCGTTCGAGGGCAGCGAAGAACGGCGTCTCTGCCGGGCTGGCTGGCTGCAGCCGCGGCATGTACTGCACCGGCATGATCGTTACGCGCGGGTCATCGATCACCCGCTGCAACTGCGCCAGGAATTCCTTTGGCTCCTGATCGGGGAGCAAGCGAACGTCGAGATCGGCTTCGGCCCGGTTGGGGATGATGTTGTGCTTGAGCCCGCCGCGAATGCCGGTAAGAGCAATGGTGTTGCGCACCAGGCCGTTGGTGAGGCGGTCCTGGGTAACGCGCTTGGCGGCGACGCGCCCGAGCAAGGGCTGGTCGAGGTGGCTCATGAGGAAGCCGCCGCCCGGAAACATGGTGCTGCCCAGA is a window from the Deltaproteobacteria bacterium genome containing:
- a CDS encoding GAF domain-containing protein, whose protein sequence is MRRPRVSPAAAGLSFPATTLSTDVSETLDALAELSTTLFGCEAACFLVWDHAGDVLRPGLQRGLSARAAARFAKALVHRGTSPVWDRVLGRGQPLVTLSDIAAPAQACWWHGWRAYASPLRLHQSHRLHGVLCLLYRAPITAGRIPNQAMLSPWCATAALAINYAQLAEHERAVAQGAMAVSASLAELAAPTELRTVLDRLCQRALPTIGARACAVLLRDSASGSLRLSALAGASADFIGLAATKQWPDTLGARPTARGYWTVGAELLARLLPVDPVTDDLGPALFVPILHDKLPVGVIAVVARRVARGFTKAQVQLVRNLAERAAVAVETARLYQRATLLSELATAPPYPFDRHRYLTELADRTRRVLGACRCSVWLWHAHEDRLALAGCAAPPPVPRRQQRLHPRDFAPWSPTLEPAAAGVTHLALAANSPLAKWAGEGSALLAPVRSGTRLLGAVLAGAPPGDGAYNDSHARILAGIADTAAVRLEQQELLRQAARQERELARHRERERIARDLHDTVLQTLAGINLQLTALQQLGRPPAEAELAGLQQAVREQFEMIQEFLKRLRAAEPLPIDLRGEIQRLIAEYTTQGGQPQAHVLFSGCEKLAAAVAHELVFIVREALANVQKHAHTSHLWVSLTAQGDCIDLRVRDIGRGFPRAALAGRFVRQQFLPWSIRERVAVLGGRLRLESRPGRGSTLSVRIPYRSAPRAEPRSPRAPLIRAAGRPTPRTASAARRK